The stretch of DNA GTGTCACCCATCTTTGCAACACTGTTctgccagcacccagccccCTTGGCAGAGTCAAAATCCCAGCCTGATCCAGAGGCACCTGCACATCCATCAGTGTAAGGCTGAACtaccaggggctgctgctgggtgtttgcagcccttggctggcactggcaaTGCACCACAGGCCCCACAGCCCTCCCATGCCCCTGCCAAGAGCTCTGGGTCTTATGCAAACCCTGTGGCGGCAGCTGGGAGAACAAAGgaagctgcccagcagcaccagaggaGTCTGAAAACCTGCCAGCATGAGTCTGGGACAGACCTTGACATTCATGTTTGCACTCCTGTGCCCTTTGCTGGCCACAGAGGCAGACCAGCGTTTCTGCTTCTTTGCTGGGTGGGAAGGCACAGACCAAAGTGTGGGAGCAGTAGGGTGAGTCCTTGGTGATGTAGGTTTGGTTTTCTGGAGGCTCCTCCAGGTCCTGAGAAGCTCCTTGTGAGAGGATTTGCTCAGTGTGGTGTGGATGtgaccctggcagtgctggcagcactggggtggGTGCAGCATCCTCCTGTCCCCTGGGGTCACTGTGCTGTGCTATGTGACCCCTCACGTGCCCTTGGTGCGCACACGTGTGCTCACTTGTCTCTACATGGGGGCAGGAGAAGCTACTACCAAAATCAACACTTATTTTAAAGTGAGAGCATTTGGAGGTGAGTGGAGCTGAACTTTCCCACTCTCAGCTCAtgggtggggaggagggaatTTGCCCCCTTGTGCTGGCTCTAAAGGTGTCCCCTGGAGTGGGGGCCTCAGGGGACTTGCACTCACCAACTGCAGGGAGATAATGGCCACAAGGTCATCACTGCAggccccagcccctgggaagggctgcaCCCCCTCTCTGCAGATGAAACActccctgctgcactgcaggaaacacagaaatgggagcagcagtgggaagaTGCCCAACaagcaccagctctgctgccaggctggggcaaaGGCACCATCCAGCAttgctctggcagggctgggcatggtcccctctgtgccaccagcacagtGCTGGCCCAtctggcccagctcagccccagcaggacacagccccagcagttcccagcacggtggccctggcagaggcactgcaggagaGCACATCTGTGTTCCCAGGGCTCCCTCCAAGCTGCCGGAACGTTTCTCCTGGGAAATATTTGGGTTAGGGCTTCGCTTTGCTTTCTGAGCCGCTGGGTTTTATTCATAGGCTGTGGCCTCTTGAGACATCCTCAGCCAACAGCCTGGtccagaggaaaaacaaacccatTCCCTGAATGTCTGGGCCATGAAACAGTcagtggtgctgcagccctgagccaggctgcccgctcagccccagcaccagggGACAGGAATCAGGGCAGGAGCATcagcccacagccccagcaggagtTTGGCTGAAGCCACGGGGTACCTTTGCATGTTGCCATGCCAGGAGGgggtgggaagggcaggagggaatGTTGGATCCATCTGTTGGAGAGAGCTGAGGCAGGTGGGCACACAGACCTGCTCctgacacagctctgggaagggcCACGCAGCAAAAGGGACACAGACCCAAAGAGCAGCTaccccagctctggagcagctggaattcctgcaggcacagacagcAGAGTGTGTGTGCAGCTCCCACCTCCAGCACGGACTCAGGGCTGCCGAGGACGCCGTGCTGAGCACgtctgtgcatccctgtgggACACATCCCAGGGGATGTGCTCTGCTTGCCTTAACAGCAATGTGCCTGTCTGTTTTGCAGGCTTGATCTTACTGTTTTACTTCATCTTCTACACGTGCCTGGCGGGAATGTTTGCCTTCTGCCTGTATGTGATGCTGCTCACGCTGAGCCCCTACACGCCCAGGTACCGGGACCGTGTGTCCCCACCAGGTATGTAccagccagagcagaggcacCTCTGCCACCAGTGTCCCACCAAAATGGCATGGCCAGCACCTCAGGcaaagccctgctggagctgtgccctccTTCAGTCTCCCAGCCCTCCCTAGCACAGGGTGTTCTCACCTCAGggcactggcagagctgcaggctctCTGCATAGGAGGAGACATCTTAAAAAGCCCCATGAGAAGTAATCACCCTGATGATACTAATTGTTATGCTCATTGCACTGCTTATTAGTTATCATTATTTTCAAGGCAAAAGCCAAGTTTAGGTATTTCATAGGTGATGCTGATGCATTTCAGCTGCTGGCTCTTTATACCTCAtgccttcaaaataaaatgcaaatcaaGAGTTGCTTTTATGCATTATTATTTGGGGGAGTTCTGGCAAGAGAATGTTCAGAAAATCCTCTCCCTGTGTCAGACACAGCATTTTCCCCATGTTTTTGTGTTGGTGGGGAACAGAAGGGCCCCTTGCCCTGCTCTTGTCTGGAACTGCccacacagctggggacacaggggaccTGCAGCCACTCTGTGCAACCCCAGTCACTAACCCACAACACTACTGAGGCTCTCCATATCTCCCAGGTTTCCTGGGATATTTTGATGTGTATGGTGTTCTCTGGGGGTGAAATGAAGGTGAGGGATCAGCAGGTTGAGGACAGAGTTGATCTGTGAGCTGGTGCTGCCTctcatccctgtgcccagcccaagCCCGGTCCCAtgaacagccctgcagcacagagcccaagccCATGAATGCTGCACCTACATCTGCCTTACCAGGGTCTGTCTCCTTCAGGAGTGATGATCAGACCATACTTGAATGGCTTCACCATTGCCTTCAAcgtgtcccagcccagcacgtGGCAGCCCTACGTAGACAGCATGCACCACTTCCTAGCAGGTGAGCTCTCTCTCACCCTGGGAGCCATGGGGAGGGGGTTTTTGTCCTTGGATACATGCATGCAGTGCAGGGGTTTCCTCCTGGGCACCTCATGGGCCACATGTGGAAAGGGAGGCTCACAAGGTTATGGGAGCTTTGCCTTTCCAGGTGTGACTTCCTAACACCCTTGACATGAGGATGTTCTCTGAGAGTTTGAGTGTGTGCAGGCCTCAGGGGGTTTTAACAAGTCTGTTGTGTCACTgccatattttatgaaaatttctttgcccaggctgtgctcctgggaaggtgagaagcctcagagaaaaaatgaaaacaattattatctgatttgcttctcctgtgttttgctgctttggaatgtgtttggacattGCTTACCAGCAGGTGgctgtttcattggtttcatgtgaattgtttttacttaatggccaatcatggccaagctgtgtcagactctgaagAGAGAGTCATGACTTTTTCCTGATTATcctttagccttctgtaagtatcctttgtctattctttagtacagtttagtatagtattcttttatttaatatagtatcataaaataataaattagccttctaagaacatggagccagattcatcattccttcctttgtctgggaaccccacaaatacaacaCTGTTGGTCTCCTCCAGCTTACGATGACAAAGTTCAGGAGGAGAAGAACATTGAGTGTGTCCCAGGCCAGTACTTCATCCAAGGGGGGAGTGACAGTGAGGAGAAGAAGGCGTGCCAGTTCAAGCGCTCGCTGCTGCAGAACTGCTCTGGCATCCAGGACCCAACCTTTGGCTACTCCAGAGGCCAGCCCTGCATCCTGCTGAAGATGAACAGGGTACAGAGAAAGCTGCTtcttttcattccttcctttgggCCATCCCAGTGTGATGAACACCACACAGGGGCTGAAACTCCTTCACTTCTCAGGCCCAGGGGAAAAGGGAACTAGAAACCCCAAACCTGCAGGCCAAATCTgctagaaaatataaaaaaaaacccactataAAACTTGTTCCATTTGATTTGCTGAGGCCTTAGTGCCTGGAGGGCCTTCTGCCAGGCCCTTCTTCATGAGGAACTGAGATTTAGGGAAACACCCCAGACCCCAGATGCTTTATAATGGGAGTTTTCTTAGATTTTAATTGAAGTGTAATAGCATGGTGGTTCAGTGCTCACTGCTGGGAAAATAAGCATAGGGGGATGTGAACTGTGTGGGGGAGAGGCTGTGTTACTTCAGAGGGTCTGGACCCTCTCTGtgtcctctgctctgcccctgctgtcAGGCAGCAATCTGGCCCTCAGCCATGGGCAGGTTGCACGGtgtggggtggctgcagggacacacagtcCTGTCCTGAGCAATGTGGCTGGCACCCAGAAAGGTTCAAGCTCTGGAGAAGGGAGGCAGCACGGGCTTGGCACTGCATTTCACACCAGCATGGATGTTTTTTGCTGTTGCAGATCATTGGCTACCGCCCTGGCGCCGGGGTCCCCGTGAGTGTGGAGTGCAAAGTGCAGGTACTGCtctcctctgtgccctgcagggtgctggggacaaggacaaacctctcctcctcctgaggGACCTCAGCTCAGCACAACTTGTCCTCATATTAGCCCCAAACACCCACAGGACCCAGACCTGCCCCTGTGTCTGGGCACAACTGGAGGCCAATCTGCTGAGAGTGGCAGAGGCACCACTCTCCTGCTTCCCaacctgctcctgcagcctcatGGGCACCACCATGGGGCAGCCTGTGGGCTGggtgccagctcccagctggagcctggAGCTCAGTGGGAAGATGTAGGAACTCCTCAtttccatctccagctgctctgcagcaccctCAGTCCTGGGGGCACCCTGCAAGACAACAGCAATGGGGTGAGGGAAGGGTTCCCACTGCTCAGACAGCTCCTGGATCGCATCCTTGGAGAGCAAAGGTGCAGCAGGGAATCAGCAGGCAGCAAACTGCAACCCTACCCATGGCTCCACAGCTCCACTCTCCCCTGGCTGGaagcagggcagtgactgtgttcacagcaaacacagcacagctgagctcagccagggGCTGCCAAGGGACATTTGCTCTGAGATGAGCTCTGAGGGGACCTGTATTTTGTGTCCCATGTCCTATGTCCGTGTGTgcctctgttttttttctgatcacAGAAAGGCAATGAGAGTCACCTCAGGTCAGTGGATTTCTACCCTGGGAACGGCACATTTGACCTCATGTATTATCCCTACTATGGCAAATTCACCCACGTGAGTGAGGGGCTGGCATCTCTTTCTGCTTCCTTGGGAatgggagggcaggagctgctgcacaggctcCAGATGTGCTGTCAGGCTATTTTGGGTAGATGTGGGCAGGACAGAGGCCATGGGCTCTGGGATTGCAGAGCTCTATTTCTGTCTCTGACAAACTGTGTGCAACAGTGTGTGAGTGTGTAACTGTGTGTGTAACCCTGTGTGTGAGTGAGTGTGTGTGGTTTTTAGGACAGCAGAAAGCATTTTGAGTCCCATAGTGTGGTGCTGTCCTGGGCAATGACCCCAGAGGCAATGTGCAGTGATTCATCTTGCcaaggcacaggcacagaaaggCTCAGCATGCTGGAACCATGAACCATTTACAAATTATTTCACTGAACATAAAAACCCTGCTTGCTTTTCTGCTCCCTCAAAAATGACACTTAAATCTCCTTTCTTTCCAGGTCAACTACACCTCCCCACTGGTGGCTATGCACTTCACAGATGTGCAGAGGAATCACTTGGTCCCCATCCAGTGCAGTCTGCATGGGAAAGGAATCATCAACGACCTGAACAGCGACCGCTTCCTGGGCCGGATCATCTTCACACTCAGCATTGGGAAGTAGCC from Ammospiza nelsoni isolate bAmmNel1 chromosome 15, bAmmNel1.pri, whole genome shotgun sequence encodes:
- the ATP1B4 gene encoding protein ATP1B4, coding for MASNASTSDVEGQLRSPSQKVENKHEEKVQDPDREKHEPKADMGSKTWADLAGEMKIFLWNPEERTCLGRTAKSWGLILLFYFIFYTCLAGMFAFCLYVMLLTLSPYTPRYRDRVSPPGVMIRPYLNGFTIAFNVSQPSTWQPYVDSMHHFLAAYDDKVQEEKNIECVPGQYFIQGGSDSEEKKACQFKRSLLQNCSGIQDPTFGYSRGQPCILLKMNRIIGYRPGAGVPVSVECKVQKGNESHLRSVDFYPGNGTFDLMYYPYYGKFTHVNYTSPLVAMHFTDVQRNHLVPIQCSLHGKGIINDLNSDRFLGRIIFTLSIGK